A stretch of Lactuca sativa cultivar Salinas chromosome 6, Lsat_Salinas_v11, whole genome shotgun sequence DNA encodes these proteins:
- the LOC111906096 gene encoding receptor-like protein 52, producing the protein MTRVPPSRRKLKPIHILFSFLFLFITAVEFSCASAQHLLTSEQTTLLNLKQQWGNPPSLRNWNASSPPCNWTGVHCNDNGSVEWFELISKGLTGHIPPFICDLPNLRNLYLSDNFLTGEFPTVFYNCSKLVEIDIAQNGFFGRFPDDIDRLSGLMWIDVGGNNFTGDIPPAIGNLSALMYLSLDNNSFTGSIPSEIGNLSNLETLDLSSNDLEGEIPSGLLVLKKLDSLTLYKNNLSGRIPSVIQSLDLIEIDLSMNKLNGSIPKDFGKLQQLEVLNLFSNHLSGNIPTSISQIPTLKNFRVFKNNLDGELPQEIGFHSKLETFEVFENKLTGKLPENLCGGGTLLVVAAFSNNLTGEIPRSLQSCYSLDSILLQDNSFTGEIPPGIWTLANLSSLMLTGNFLSGELPSTVSWNLSRLEISDNKFSGQIPDSISSWTELNVFKASNNLLSGEIPTSFTSLSQLSVLHLDRNSLSGELPSEIKSWSSLTTLHLARNKLSGPIPQAISYLKGLLDLDLSENQFSGEIPQQMSRLRLSTLNLSSNKLTGRIPFAFDNLAYENSFLNNPDLCASASSPISNLHNCYTKSPHSQKSSPKIIAMIVVLSAFIILVAILCTMIVYRLYLQKKHKHIVDLTAWKLVEK; encoded by the coding sequence ATGACAAGAGTGCCACCGTCACGACGGAAACTGAAACCCATACACATACTCTTCTCCTTCCTTTTCCTTTTCATCACTGCGGTCGAGTTTTCCTGTGCGAGTGCACAGCACTTGTTGACGTCCGAGCAAACCACATTGCTTAACCTGAAGCAGCAATGGGGGAATCCGCCGTCACTGAGGAACTGGAACGCCTCTTCACCGCCATGCAACTGGACAGGAGTTCACTGCAACGACAACGGCTCTGTTGAGTGGTTTGAACTCATCAGCAAGGGATTAACTGGACATATACCGCCGTTCATCTGTGACCTACCTAACCTGAGAAATTTGTATCTCAGTGATAATTTCCTCACCGGAGAGTTCCCTACGGTTTTTTATAATTGTTCGAAGCTAGTTGAAATTGATATCGCACAGAACGGTTTTTTTGGAAGGTTTCCGGATGATATTGACCGATTATCAGGACTCATGTGGATTGATGTCGGAGGTAATAACTTCACCGGCGATATACCTCCAGCCATCGGCAATTTGTCCGCGTTAATGTATTTGTCGTTGGATAATAACTCGTTCACTGGTTCAATCCCGTCGGAGATTGGAAATTTATCTAATCTGGAAACGTTGGATTTGAGTTCCAACGATTTGGAAGGTGAAATCCCTTCTGGGTTGCTTGTGTTGAAGAAACTGGATAGTTTGACCTTGTACAAGAACAATTTATCTGGAAGAATTCCGTCGGTGATCCAATCTTTAGATTTAATTGAAATCGATCTCTCCATGAACAAATTGAACGGCTCAATTCCTAAAGATTTTGGCAAATTGCAGCAGCTGGAGGTGTTGaatttgttttcaaatcatttatccGGCAACATTCCAACAAGTATTTCACAAATTCCGACACTGAAGAATTTCAGAGTCTTCAAAAACAATCTCGATGGCGAATTACCTCAGGAAATCGGGTTTCACTCGAAGCTGGAAACATTCGAAGTATTCGAGAACAAACTCACCGGAAAGTTGCCTGAGAATTTGTGCGGTGGTGGTACTTTGCTCGTGGTGGCTGCTTTCTCCAACAATCTCACCGGAGAAATCCCGAGATCACTCCAGAGTTGTTACAGCCTTGATTCAATCCTACTCCAGGATAACAGTTTCACCGGTGAAATTCCTCCAGGAATTTGGACATTAGCCAATCTTTCGAGCTTGATGCTTACAGGAAACTTTCTTTCTGGTGAACTACCGAGTACAGTATCATGGAATTTATCAAGATTGGAGATCAGTGACAACAAGTTCTCCGGCCAAATTCCTGACAGCATTTCGTCTTGGACAGAACTGAATGTGTTCAAGGCTAGTAACAACTTGTTATCAGGTGAAATCCCGACATCATTCACATCTCTTTCACAGTTGTCTGTACTTCATCTTGATAGGAATTCACTTTCCGGCGAACTTCCATCGGAGATCAAGTCCTGGAGTTCACTAACCACTTTGCATCTAGCGAGAAACAAACTTTCTGGCCCGATTCCACAAGCCATCAGTTATTTGAAAGGTCTTCTTGACCTTGATTTATCAGAAAACCAATTTTCCGGTGAAATTCCCCAACAAATGAGCCGTTTGAGGCTGAGCACTTTAAACCTTTCTTCCAACAAACTCACCGGAAGAATCCCATTTGCATTCGATAACCTCGCTTACGAAAATAGTTTCTTAAACAATCCCGATCTATGTGCTAGTGCTTCATCCCCAATCTCAAATCTCCATAACTGTTACACCAAATCCCCACACTCCCAGAAATCTTCCCCCAAAATCATCGCCATGATTGTCGTCTTGTCAGCATTCATCATACTTGTCGCCATTCTGTGCACCATGATCGTCTATAGACTATACCTCCAGAAGAAACATAAACACATTGTGGATCTCACAGCATGGAAACTTGTTGAAAAGTGA